The following are encoded together in the Lactuca sativa cultivar Salinas chromosome 1, Lsat_Salinas_v11, whole genome shotgun sequence genome:
- the LOC111908010 gene encoding dof zinc finger protein DOF1.2, whose translation MFDQMMLHYPQRPIENRWKPSVEIAPNCPRCASPNTKFCYYNNYSLSQPRYFCKGCRRYWTKGGSLRNVPVGGGCRKNRRSRPIRSSQTGNGSSGYVSNPSYSGDSANESPERANIDLADVFAKFLNQSSDDQQNDEIVGEDSPSGSEMLLCDFTEEAELQNMVVPPFTGEDNEIEEFVVQNTNLLELQDILNEELPQDISWSDDNTTLSSFTWQQDFEPFICNNDDLNISSDVVTDNWSSTPLDLPLVGNFFQSF comes from the coding sequence atgtTTGACCAAATGATGCTACACTACCCACAAAGGCCGATCGAAAATAGGTGGAAACCTAGTGTTGAAATCGCACCAAATTGTCCGAGGTGTGCCTCACCCAACACCAAGTTTTGCTACTACAACAACTATAGCTTGTCACAACCTAGATACTTTTGTAAAGGTTGTAGAAGGTATTGGACCAAAGGTGGGTCCCTTCGAAATGTTCCTGTAGGGGGAGGGTGTCGAAAGAATCGACGATCCCGACCTATCCGGTCATCACAGACCGGGAATGGTAGTTCGGGTTATGTTAGTAACCCGAGTTACAGTGGTGACTCTGCTAACGAGTCACCTGAACGGGCCAATATTGACCTTGCTGATGTGTTTGCTAAGTTCTTGAATCAAAGTTCGGATGATCAACAAAATGATGAGATTGTGGGTGAAGATTCTCCTAGTGGATCTGAAATGTTGCTATGTGATTTCACCGAGGAGGCTGAATTGCAGAACATGGTGGTTCCTCCATTTACAGGCGAAGACAATGAGATTGAAGAATTTGTGGTTCAAAACACGAACCTTCTTGAGCTACAAGATATACTTAATGAAGAATTGCCACAAGATATATCTTGGAGTGATGACAATACCACACTTTCGAGTTTCACATGGCAACAAGATTTTGAACCTTTCATATGCAACAACGATGATCTAAACATATCTTCGGACGTAGTTACTGATAACTGGAGCTCAACACCTTTGGATCTGCCATTGGTCGGAAATTTTTTTCAGAGCTTTTAA